One Polypterus senegalus isolate Bchr_013 chromosome 10, ASM1683550v1, whole genome shotgun sequence DNA segment encodes these proteins:
- the LOC120537444 gene encoding uncharacterized protein LOC120537444, whose protein sequence is MSLQIDWQNSQVKLGNLIISLEDSTPDFEQNLGVLSLNTQSYFIPSCTRAQVFIFLENYTKELSNVIHMAMKSKATASQTYSEESTPSYVHKRTIFSYAMCLVKKIITEVKQEFKSKEGDSILHGSSRQPLMQCQPVSTGKTDGIHTAMSFHKQPLKLFVDSLHKYCDPGLLDFATQLISVALQEAKEEVRASKSESRRFSSLHTAVPPLHHPDFLCKNGFHSSPNCTLLSKSEIKNCMASGTSQNKSSSISEVVFDHKSSGDYFEGSHFTPLEHEAGSACSSFPSELVQDFHPSPPPPTPKDDTEEGPTRCEAPNEFMEKLVQSLIGKYSESVASINARNREAMKNHSSGQVDSIELYADQLVKEQLKLVLCSGTAEATEGAHCHKTGCKHNFLSQTNRAVKVKSAAAPKMNHAPQSSSLSLPSTMSQGSEKKKDQLSEKKASSKDIMYHHKYFIKNFAAFADKWVEELIQSSFQILKTSLPFRQCPESAKVGGKAEPFRDCGPCKELQRETLKSNRNMEKRSSSTTTPTVVTKTVPECQTSPHHVCHTYGKMLTQNILREAFRAQMVATPCDNQNEVMQDLFTKVNDKAEKMSEQILQDAIVSLGKQESQKHSSEMEVQMLEGTDSSSLREKNDGGTQSVQTSLEGIGRCKLDSAIRQTQDCVKLLPKKLPGQCHSENGQSVIYQSSVFKAQEYRTDSSRMSIVPLSIMEDKEFTESDTNRSVKPVLIKMDVKHDIFTQELQVLLLWASASHLNIPAVYCILSTKESQKQISYVVKNVLKKSWTVSDLLKKVLSYCDLKKEASIKGQPLTVHLFEWMLHDTELQES, encoded by the exons AATCTGGGAGTTCTGAGTCTAAACACACAATCATACTTCATTCCCAGCTGTACCAGGGCACAGGTTTTCATCTTCCTTGAGAACTACACAAAAGAATTGAGCAATGTCATTCATATGGCAATGAAAAGCAAAGCTACAGCATCCCAGACATATTCTGAGGAGTCAACTCCTAGTTATGTTCACAAAAGAACAATTTTCAGCTATGCAATGTGCCTtgtgaagaaaataataacagaagTTAAACAAGAATTTAAATCAAAAGAAGGGGATAGCATATTACATGGGAGTAGTAGGCAGCCATTAATGCAGTGCCAGCCTGTTTCTACAGGTAAGACAGATGGAATCCACACAGCAATGAGTTTTCACAAACAACCGTTGAAATTGTTTGTGGATAGTCTTCACAAATACTGTGATCCAGGCCTGCTGGACTTCGCTACACAGCTTATATCTGTTGCACTTCAGGAGGCAAAGGAAGAAGTTAGAGCTTCCAAAAGTGAGAGCAGAAGATTTTCATCACTACACACAGCTGTACCACCTTTACACCATCCTGATTTCCTCTGCAAGAATGGCTTCCATTCTAGTCCTAACTGTACACTTCTCAGTAAGTCTGAGATTAAAAACTGCATGGCCTCTGGCACAAGTCAAAATaaaagttcaagtatctctgaaGTTGTCTTTGATCACAAGAGTTCAGGTGACTATTTTGAAGGGTCCCACTTTACCCCACTTGAACATGAGGCAGGCAGTGCATGTAGCAGTTTTCCCAGTGAACTTGTGCAGGATTTCCACCCTTCTCCTCCTCCACCAACACCCAAAGATGACACAGAAGAGGGGCCCACTAGATGTGAAGCACCAAATGAGTTTATGGAAAAACTGGTTCAGTCTTTAATTGGTAAATATTCTGAAAGTGTGGCATCAATCAATGCCCGAAACAGAGAAGCAATGAAGAATCACTCAAGTGGCCAAGTGGATAGTATAGAACTCTATGCAGATCAACTGGTGAAGGAGCAGCTTAAATTGGTTTTGTGTAGTGGCACAGCTGAAGCAACAGAAGGTGCACACTGCCACAAGACAGGCTGCAAAcataattttctgtcacaaacaAATAGAGCTGTGAAAGTGAAGTCTGCTGCTGCACCAAAAATGAATCACGCACCCCAAAGCTCTTCACTGAGCCTTCCCAGCACGATGAGTCAGggttcagaaaaaaagaaagatcaaTTGTCTGAAAAGAAAGCCTCAAGCAAAGACATAATGTAtcatcacaaatattttattaaaaactttgCTGCTTTTGCAGACAAGTGGGTGGAAGAATTAATCCAATCCTCATTTCAGATATTAAAGACATCATTGCCTTTCAGGCAGTGTCCAGAGTCAGCAAAGGTAGGAGGGAAAGCAGAGCCTTTCAGAGACTGTGGGCCATGCAAAGAGTTGCAAAGAGAGACACTGAAATCCAatagaaatatggaaaaaagGAGCAGTTCTACTACCACACCAACTGTGGTCACCAAAACTGTTCCTGAATGCCAGACTTCACCACACCATGTCTGTCACACATATGGCAAAATGCTGACACAAAACATTCTGCGTGAAGCTTTCAGAGCACAGATGGTAGCTACTCCTTGTGATAATCAAAATGAGGTCATGCAAGATCTGTTTACCAAAGTCAATGATAAAGCTGAGAAAATGAGTGAGCAAATTTTGCAGGATGCTATTGTATCACTGGGGAAGCAAGAAAGTCAAAAACATTCAAGTGAAATGGAAGTTCAAATGTTAGAAGGCACAGACTCCAGCAGCCTCAGAGAGAAAAATGATGGAGGTACACAGTCTGTGCAGACATCATTAGAAGGAATTGGAAGATGTAAACTGGACAGTGCAATTAGACAGACTCAAGACTGTGTTAAGctattacctaaaaaattacctggACAATGCCATTCAGAGAATGGCCAAAGTGTTATTTACCAGTCATCTGTGTTCAAAGCACAGGAGTACAGAACTGACTCTTCCAGAATGTCCATTGTACCCTTGTCTATCATGGAAGACAAAGAATTTACAGAATCTGACACCAATAGAAGTGTCAAACCAGTGTTAATAAAGATGGACGTTAAGCATGACATTTTCACTCAAGAGCTCCAGGTTTTACTTCTCTGGGCATCTGCCTCACATCTGAATATACCAGCTGTATACTGCATCCTGTCAACTAAAGAATCTCAAAAACAG ATTTCATATGTTGTAAAGAATGTGCTGAAGAAGTCCTGGACTGTGAGTGACCTGCTGAAAAAAGTGCTCTCCTACTGTGACCTGAAGAAAGAGGCTTCCATCAAGGGTCAGCCTTTGACAGTGCATTTGTTTGAATGGATGCTTCATGACACAGAACTTCAAGAATCATGA